Part of the Flavobacterium sp. MDT1-60 genome, TGGGAAAGTATATAGTGTTCCTGTAGCAGGATTTGGCAATTGTTTGGCAAAAGTGACATCTCTGCGTAAATCTCCCGCAGCAAAAATGTCATAAAATAAAGCTACATCTGAAATAATATCTGCGGGTTCCGTTGCTGTAAAACCTGTAAATGACGTCGCTTGAAAAGTACTTCCGCTAGATCCGTTTCCTGCCTGATTTGGTTCGAACTGCACAGAGAAAATATGTTCTTTTCCATTCTTTTTTGCTTTCGCGAAAATATCTCCAAAACTTTCAAAAAGTGCATATCCGTATCCGCCATTAATAACTTCTCTGGATTTTGCAATCGCATTTGGCCAGTCTTTTTTGGTCAGATATACTTTGGCTAAAATCGCTTTTGCAGCTCCGGATGTTGCACGTCCGGCATCAGTCGCAGGATAAGTTGATGGTAAACCTTCAGCGTCCTTTAAATCTGAAATAATCTGAGTATACACTTCTTCAACTGAAGCTCTTTTAGATTTTAAGCTTTCTAACTGAATAGAAGTTGGTTCATGTAAAACAATTGGAACCCCGCCCCAAAGACGAACTGCCTGAAAATACAATAATCCTCTGATGAATTTTGCCTCCAGAATCAACCTGTTTTTAACAGCATCTGTACCGGCCACTTTAGGAATGTTATCGATTGAAACATTGGCTCTGTTGATTCCAGCATAAATTTGGCGCCAGGCTACCTGAACACGATCAGATGTGGCATCATGAGTTAAACTACTTAAAGCTCTTACCTGCGGATTGGTTGCCGAAACTCCAGCCGATGCATAATCAGTAGCCATATCAGTGAGGAAATAAAGATTTCTGCCGAATAAACTCTGTTCTCCCGGATCAAGGCTCAACGAAGCATAAACTGCAGTTACACTTGCAATAGCATCATCTTGCGTTTTAAAGTAATTATCTTCGGTTACGAAAGAGGTTGGTGTTACCTCCAGATCTGCGCACGAAACAAATAGTCCTGCACTTAGTATGAATGTTATAATAATCTTTTTCATTTTATATTTTTTTTACTTAGAAAGTTACGTTCAGGCCCGAAATGAATGTTTTAGAGTTTGGATAAGAACCAAAATCAATTCCCGGGTATAAGTTGTTTTGTTCGTATGAACTTACCTCTGGATCATAGCCAGTGTATTTAGTCCATGTAATTAGGTTTTCAGCAGATACATAAAATTTTACACTCTTGGTTCCCAATTTTTTAGAAACACTTTTAGGTAATGTATAGCCTAAAGTGATTAGCTTTAATCTTAAGAAAGAAGCATCTTCGACATAACGTTCTGAAACGATTCCAAGAGGAGAACTTGTAGCTCTCGGAATTTCATTGCTTGGGTTAGCTGGTGTCCAACGGTCTTCAAGTGTAACATTGGCATTTGTTCCCAGAGTCGAAATTTCTAATTGCTGATTTAAAGCATTAAATATTTTTCCGCCATAAGCGCCCTGGAAAGAGAAATTCAGATCAAAATCATTATAAGAAATTGTGTTACTGAAACTTCCAACAAATTTTGGCTGGGAAGTTCCAAGATTTCCTTTGTCAAGGGCTGTAATAACGCCATCTCCATTAGTATCAACATATCTTCTGTCACCCACTCTTGTATTGGCTAAACTGTTTATTTTTGGTTGTGTGTTAACTTCTTCCTGAGTCTGGAAGATTCCATTGGTTTTGTATCCCCAGAAAGTTCCTAAAGGCAAACCTACTTTTACGGTTACCGGTTGTTGCTGTAATAATGAACCATTTGGAACGATTGGGAAAAATTGATCAACTCCATTTCCTATCGAAACAACTTTGTTTTTGTTGGCAGAGAAAACGAAGTTAGAATTCCATGAAAAGTTTTCTGTTTTGATGTTTTCTGTAATCAAACCAATCTCAATACCTTTATTTTCAACTCCTCCAATATTCTGTAAGACAGTTGCAAATCCTGAAGTCAACGGAACTGGTACATTGATTAACAAATCGTTTGTTTTTTTGTAATAAACATCAAAAACAAAATTGATTTTTCTGTCTAATAATGATAAGTCTAAACCAACGTTATATTGATTTGTTTTTTCCCATTTCAAATCCGGGTTTGCCAATCGGGTAGGAGCTAAACCTGTATATAATGTACCTCCAAAAGCGTAGTTTACAGAACCCATTTGAGCCAGAGAAAGATAATTTCCAATTTCCTGATTTCCTGTTGTTCCTGCTGTTATTCTCAGTTTGGCTTCCGTTACACCTTTAATGTTGTTAGCAAAATCCTCATCGGTAATATTCCATGAAAATCCGGCTGACGGGAAATAACCCCAAAGTGATTCTGATCCAAATCTTGAAGAACCATCTGCACGCCCTGAAAGTGTGAAGTTGTATTTTCCTTTATAAGAATAGTTTACTCTCGCTAGCCATGATTTTAAAACACTTTCGAAAGCGTCACTATAGGGTTTTACCGGTACACCATCTTGTAAAGCGTTGTATGTATTAGCATCATTTACAAAAGTGTTTGCGCCTGCATTTACCACTTCACCTTTTGTGTATTGAAGTGTATATCCTCCCAAGGCAGAAAATTTATGATTATCACCAAAATTAGTGTTGTAATTCAATGTGTTTTCATTCAATACTGAACTTACTAAGCGATCTCCAACTGAGGCTAAACCTTTAGTTCCGGCTCCTGAAGTTGTAGTTGCTGGTGCATAATAATTTTGTTTGGTATCAAGAACATCTCCACTAACAGCAACTTTTGCAGTAAGTTTTTTGGTTATTTTGTATTCACCAAATAAATTGGTCAAAATTCTGTTGATTTTAGTTTCATTAGTGGTATTCTCCAAATCATTAATTGGATTTGCAATAATTCCATTAACTGCAGTTGCATATGGATTATTAGTTAAATTGTAACTTCCATCTGCATTTTTAATAGGAACCACAGGAGGTTGATACAAGGCAACCACTAACGGGTTTGGCTGTCTGCCGGCAGAAGACCCGCCGTTTGTTCCAACACCATTTGCAACCGAATTACTATAGTTGGCATTTACACCAAATTTAAAATTCTGAGAATAATTTCTTTCGTAATTGACACGAAGGGAAATTCTTTTGAAATCTGAAGCGATTACAATTCCTTCCTGTTGAAAATAACCTGCTGAAATGGCATATCTTGAACGTTCATCTCCGCCTGAAAAAGACAATTGGTGATTTTGAATCGGTGCCGCAGTTCTAAAAACGGCATCTTGCCAGTCATAACTTCCTGAAGTTTTAAAAGCTTCTATTTGAGCTGCAGAAAATGAAGGAGCCTGACTAATACTTGCCTGAACGTCATTACGTAAACTTGCCCATTGACTGGCATTCATTACATGTAATTTTTTTGAAACATTCTGGAATCCAAAATAGCCTTGATATGAAATATTATCCTGACCTTTTGTTCCTTTTTTGGTAGTAATAATTACAACTCCGTTTGCTCCACGAGATCCATAAATTGCAGTTGCAGAGGCATCTTTTAGGACTTCAATCGATTCAATATCCGCGGGATTAATAGTGGATAATACATTGACAGTTGCTCCTGCATTAGCTACTCCGGCAGTACTATTGTTATTGTCATTGTAAATTAAAACTCCGTCAACCACATAAAGGGGTTCGTTACCTGCTGTAATTGAGTTTCCTCCTCTAATACGCACACTTGAAGAAGCTCCCGGACGACCAGAACTTTGTGTAACTACTACTCCGGGAATTGCACCACGTAATAAATTATCTGCCGATGAGGTAACCTGAGATAAATTTGCTTTTGGAACCGATGCAACAGAACCTGTAATGTCTTTTCTCTTTTGAGAACCGTATCCCACAACTACTAATTCATCTAATTCCTGACGTTCTTCTTTTAAATGGATCGTTACAGGATTTTTGTCAACGATTACTTCAGTTTTTTTATATCCAATATAACTTACAATTAAAGTATAAGGTAATTTTTGACCTGTTTGGAAATAAAATTTTCCTTCTGCGTCGGTTTGAACTCCGTGTGTTGTTCCTTTAATAATAACAGACGCTCCAATAATCGGTTGATTGGTAACATCATCTACAACAGTTCCATCCAATTTAGATTGTATAAGTGGCGTCGTATTTTGAGCATTAACTCCGGCCGTCAGAAGCAGGAGAAATAGTATTGAGTATATCTTTAATTTTTTTTTCATTTCTTTGTATTGGTTTAAGTAATTAACAAGACGCCCTGGGCACTGATTTTTCAGCACTCTAATTGTGTTCTTGATTTAGCGATAAATATTCTTTAAGCCTCGCCATTTCTGTTGCCGCAGAAATGGCTTTTTTTATTTATATACAGCAGCGATGCATCTTTTTCATTTTTTAGGGTATTTAGTTATTAATTATTTTTTTTTGATTTATAGGTATAGTTTCAAGAATCATTTCAATACAAATAAATGCATCAGATAGATTTTTGGAATTTTCAATAAGAATTTTTGTGATGAATTTTATATAGTTTCGTTTTTGGTTCCGATTTAATAATGAATAAGGAAATCGTTAAACGAAAAAAATTTGCTGAGATTTAGCAACAGAAGCACATATAACAAAATGTGTTATAAGTATATTTTTTTGGAAGATTTAAATACGATATGCTTTCGGTTGTTTTCAAAATATAGTTTTTTTGGTTTTAAATATGATTTTAAACTCTACTAATCCTATAGACAAAGTTAATTTTAATCTAATAAAAACCAAAAAAAAACTTAATATTTTTTTTTACAGCAAGAAATAAAGAACTAAATCTAGAAGTTTTTTGTTTTTAAATAATTGATTTTTAGATAATTAAATATTTTTTTTAATAAGTTAAAAATGTTAAATACCGATTCGTAAAAGGCTTTAAAATGTAGTATTTTATACTTGTTTTTTATGTTTTGATTATTTGTGTAATTCGGGAAACGGATATAAAAACGTCTGAAAAGCAATTATTTAAAAATATTTAGGTTTTTTGAGCAAATTAAAATTCAATATTTCAAACATTTAAAAAAATAGAAAGGAATATTTTTTTAAAAGTTAATTCCAAAAAGCAACAAGATTTAAATACTTGGTATTTAGTTATTTAGTAATATATTTTTGCTTAAATTTATAATGCTTAATTTTCGTAAGCAAAATATTACCTATTTTTTGCTTGATATATAACGATTTACGTTTTATAAAAAAATCTACCTAAATACTATTTTATGGCAAATCTTTCACAATCTCATCGCATTCTTTTTTTCAATACACTAGGTTTTATGGTTTGTTTCGCCTGTTGGACACTCAACGGGGTTTTGGTTACCTTTTTAAATGATCGTGGTATTTTTGAATGGAGTGTCGTTGAGATAGGATGGTTATTGGGAATTCCGATTTTAACCGGTTCTATTATGCGATTGCCAATGGGAATTTTAACTGATAAATACGGAGGAAAACCAGTTTTTTCATGTTTATTAATTCTAAGTTCAATTCCGCTATTTTTACTTCCTTTTGCAACGAGCTTTTGGACATTTGCAATTTTAAGTTTCCTTTTCGGAATGGTTGGTACCAGTTTTGCCATTGGAGTAGGCTATACTTCAATTTGGTATCCAAAGGAATGGCAGGGAAGGGCATTAGGAATTTTCGGAATGGGAAGTTCAGGAGCGGCTTTGACAACATTTTTAGCACCAACTTTACTCAATAATTTTACAGAGAATGATCCGGAAAATGGATGGAAATGGCTGCCTGTTATTTATGGAATTGCCTTATTAGCGACAGGAATTGTATTCTTTATTTTTACAACAAATAAGAAAGTAGAAGCAACATCAAAAACAGTTAAACAATTACTGCAGCCTTTAAAAAGCGTTCGCGTCTGGCGTTTTGGACTTTATTATTTTCTGGTTTTTGGTTCCTTTGTTAGTTTCTCACAGTGGTTATTGCCCAATTTTATGAATGTCTACCATACTACATTAGTCACAGGAGGTCTGTTTGCATCATTTTTTAGTTTACCAACAGGCGTAATTCGGGCCTACGGTGGTTTTTTATCAGATCGTTTTGGAGCTCGAAAAGTAAT contains:
- a CDS encoding RagB/SusD family nutrient uptake outer membrane protein; the protein is MKKIIITFILSAGLFVSCADLEVTPTSFVTEDNYFKTQDDAIASVTAVYASLSLDPGEQSLFGRNLYFLTDMATDYASAGVSATNPQVRALSSLTHDATSDRVQVAWRQIYAGINRANVSIDNIPKVAGTDAVKNRLILEAKFIRGLLYFQAVRLWGGVPIVLHEPTSIQLESLKSKRASVEEVYTQIISDLKDAEGLPSTYPATDAGRATSGAAKAILAKVYLTKKDWPNAIAKSREVINGGYGYALFESFGDIFAKAKKNGKEHIFSVQFEPNQAGNGSSGSTFQATSFTGFTATEPADIISDVALFYDIFAAGDLRRDVTFAKQLPNPATGTLYTFPKPIFKKYLDLTNLATPSNVAINFPLIRYADILLSLAEAINEQGAPTPEAYELINQVRRRAFGKPITIPDATVDLSGLNQVTFRAAIQEERKKEFMQEGQRWFDLVRWGTLVTEIKKVTAKNSVSERNNLYPIPQSERNIDPVGLPQNPGY
- a CDS encoding TonB-dependent receptor, whose product is MKKKLKIYSILFLLLLTAGVNAQNTTPLIQSKLDGTVVDDVTNQPIIGASVIIKGTTHGVQTDAEGKFYFQTGQKLPYTLIVSYIGYKKTEVIVDKNPVTIHLKEERQELDELVVVGYGSQKRKDITGSVASVPKANLSQVTSSADNLLRGAIPGVVVTQSSGRPGASSSVRIRGGNSITAGNEPLYVVDGVLIYNDNNNSTAGVANAGATVNVLSTINPADIESIEVLKDASATAIYGSRGANGVVIITTKKGTKGQDNISYQGYFGFQNVSKKLHVMNASQWASLRNDVQASISQAPSFSAAQIEAFKTSGSYDWQDAVFRTAAPIQNHQLSFSGGDERSRYAISAGYFQQEGIVIASDFKRISLRVNYERNYSQNFKFGVNANYSNSVANGVGTNGGSSAGRQPNPLVVALYQPPVVPIKNADGSYNLTNNPYATAVNGIIANPINDLENTTNETKINRILTNLFGEYKITKKLTAKVAVSGDVLDTKQNYYAPATTTSGAGTKGLASVGDRLVSSVLNENTLNYNTNFGDNHKFSALGGYTLQYTKGEVVNAGANTFVNDANTYNALQDGVPVKPYSDAFESVLKSWLARVNYSYKGKYNFTLSGRADGSSRFGSESLWGYFPSAGFSWNITDEDFANNIKGVTEAKLRITAGTTGNQEIGNYLSLAQMGSVNYAFGGTLYTGLAPTRLANPDLKWEKTNQYNVGLDLSLLDRKINFVFDVYYKKTNDLLINVPVPLTSGFATVLQNIGGVENKGIEIGLITENIKTENFSWNSNFVFSANKNKVVSIGNGVDQFFPIVPNGSLLQQQPVTVKVGLPLGTFWGYKTNGIFQTQEEVNTQPKINSLANTRVGDRRYVDTNGDGVITALDKGNLGTSQPKFVGSFSNTISYNDFDLNFSFQGAYGGKIFNALNQQLEISTLGTNANVTLEDRWTPANPSNEIPRATSSPLGIVSERYVEDASFLRLKLITLGYTLPKSVSKKLGTKSVKFYVSAENLITWTKYTGYDPEVSSYEQNNLYPGIDFGSYPNSKTFISGLNVTF
- a CDS encoding nitrate/nitrite transporter, giving the protein MANLSQSHRILFFNTLGFMVCFACWTLNGVLVTFLNDRGIFEWSVVEIGWLLGIPILTGSIMRLPMGILTDKYGGKPVFSCLLILSSIPLFLLPFATSFWTFAILSFLFGMVGTSFAIGVGYTSIWYPKEWQGRALGIFGMGSSGAALTTFLAPTLLNNFTENDPENGWKWLPVIYGIALLATGIVFFIFTTNKKVEATSKTVKQLLQPLKSVRVWRFGLYYFLVFGSFVSFSQWLLPNFMNVYHTTLVTGGLFASFFSLPTGVIRAYGGFLSDRFGARKVMYWVLSSSVVLSFLLMFPKMEITTAGSGLLASKAGTVTKVSEDQIVVGDKTYAITKEDKEAKSSKILPSKKTWQEVVVQQNQQIQKKDLLAEGVTQIHFEANMWIYLALVILIGAAWGIGAAAVYKHIPDYFPNEVGVIGGMVGMLGGLGGFFGPIIFGYLLSFTGFWTSSWMFILIISLICLIWMHRVVVNLMKEKSPEFAKDMDRKS